The following DNA comes from Longimicrobium sp..
CACGAGTTCTACGCGGAGCGCGCGCGGATCTCGCGGCGGCTGATCGACGAGCGCGGCTTCGCGGCGATCGTGGTGGAGGGCGAGTGGCCGGCGTCGCGCCGCGTGGACCAGTACGTCCACGGCCAGGGAAGCGACGCCACGCCCGAGGCCGCGCTCTCCGGCTTCACGGAGTTCCCGCACTGGATGTGGCGCAACACGGTCGTGCGCGACCTCGTCCGCGACCTGCGTGCGCTCAACGCCGGGCGCCCCGCCACGGCGCGCGTGGGGTTCTACGGGATGGACCTGTACAGCCTCTACCCGTCCGTGGACGACGTGGTGGCGTACCTGTCGCGCGTGGACGCCGACGCGGCCCAGCGGGCTCGCGCGCGCTACGCCTGCTTCGCCGCGCACGACCGCAGCCCGGAGCGGTACGCGAGCGCGGCCGCAACCAATCCGGCGGCCTCGTGCGCCACCTTCGCCTTCCAGCAGCTCGCGGAGATGCAGCAGCGCGCCGCCTCCGCTCCCGCGGACCCCGAGCTCTTCGACGCGCTGCAGAGCGCCCGCGTGGTGCGGTATGCCGAAGAGTTCTACCGGCTCAACAGCTTCGGAGGCCACCAGGCGTGGAACGTACGCGACCGGCACATGTCCGAGACGCTCGCGGCGCTCTCCGCGCACCTGGCGGCGCGCGGGCCGAGCGGCAGGATCGCCGTCTGGGCGCACAACTCCCACGTGGGCGATGTGCGCGCCACGGAGATGGCTGCGCAGGGCCAGCTCACGGTCGGGCATCTCATGCGCGAGCGCGGCGGGGCCTTCCT
Coding sequences within:
- a CDS encoding erythromycin esterase family protein encodes the protein MKYRFLIPALLALAACDEPTGSIQPDAAVESVREAALPLRGTPTDYDPLLAAIGDARFVLLGEATHGTHEFYAERARISRRLIDERGFAAIVVEGEWPASRRVDQYVHGQGSDATPEAALSGFTEFPHWMWRNTVVRDLVRDLRALNAGRPATARVGFYGMDLYSLYPSVDDVVAYLSRVDADAAQRARARYACFAAHDRSPERYASAAATNPAASCATFAFQQLAEMQQRAASAPADPELFDALQSARVVRYAEEFYRLNSFGGHQAWNVRDRHMSETLAALSAHLAARGPSGRIAVWAHNSHVGDVRATEMAAQGQLTVGHLMRERGGAFLLGFTTYEGEVTAATSWGGPGQKTALRPALPESFAHLFHQTGISSFLLILRGSPAAPALREQRLERAVGVIYAPRTERQSHYFTARLADQFDAVLHVDRTTAVEQLR